In Saccharomyces paradoxus chromosome VIII, complete sequence, the genomic window CTACTGTGCAACGACAATATACCGTATACCATAATAGCAATATATACACATGCTGCCACTCTATAACAACACTATGTAACGCCACTATGCAGCATCAGCATACCTTCTAACATATCGGCAATGGTATGAGTGCAGATCCCATAATGTGATATTCTTATACCGACACTACATTAAAACTTTATATATGACCTCATTATCCTAACACCCTTCATTCAATGCATGACAATATGATAGCGGCACATATCGAACGGACACTAGAATATAGCCTCATTTCATCCCACCCTTCTCATACTGTTGGCAATAGAGCATCATATTTGCACACGTGATGATGTTCATACGATGGTTATGCGAGCTAGTCTTACTATAATGAGGCCGCCATCTCTGCCGCGCCTTCAAGATTACGCACTTGGGCCCCAATCATTACCCGTCTTGCGTCCAAAACTCGAAAAAAACATGCGAgcagaagaaatatattcATTCTCAGTTCTAGATATTGCCGCTCTCAGGCCCTGAATTATAACAACGTAAAACGGTtgagaaaataaatattaacTTCAATTTGATTGCGGTGTGGAGACAGAATCAAAGTAATTGAGGCCCTGTTAACACAATGAGCTCAGAATTATTACTATCCGATTCTAAAACAAGAGCAGAAGGACCAGGAAAACTGTGTGAAGCTGAGACCATTATCCTTCCAAGGGATACAAGCCCCAGCAGATGCGCctatttcttcaaacgGAATACCATAATTATCCCTTTTACTGTAATTTATATTATGGCTATGATAATCTTAATCTGCTTGGCATCTTCTGCACACAGTAATGGTTTGATTATCACCTTCATGTTTCTATCGATTATAATTTTACCATACATGTTAGGCTTCTTCGTGTACTTGAACTGTGCAAAATATAAGTTACGCTGTCTTGATAATGATTGTAAGTTCAAGTTGCTGGCGGAAGTTATTACGCATAAACCCAATGTGGACATGAGCACATGGGACCGCATTGCATATGAAATGAACCAATTCGTACATGACCATGGTATATGTGCAGataaatcttttttctatGATGGTAATTCTTGCTATCaggttttcaaaaagttgGTGATTGCCCCGCCCCTTGCGAGCTCTAATACGAATAATGTAAATGCTGATCTGGAGATGAGAGATAATCGAATAACcaacaataatgatt contains:
- the DFP4 gene encoding DUP240 family protein (integral membrane protein~similar to YHL044W) — encoded protein: MSSELLLSDSKTRAEGPGKLCEAETIILPRDTSPSRCAYFFKRNTIIIPFTVIYIMAMIILICLASSAHSNGLIITFMFLSIIILPYMLGFFVYLNCAKYKLRCLDNDCKFKLLAEVITHKPNVDMSTWDRIAYEMNQFVHDHGICADKSFFYDGNSCYQVFKKLVIAPPLASSNTNNVNADLEMRDNRITNNNDFGNSTLNMELGTYISKALSVYRDSVDKYWEDKYPEITV